The following are from one region of the Oryzias latipes chromosome 12, ASM223467v1 genome:
- the LOC101166066 gene encoding arrestin domain-containing protein 3: MVLCKVRTLAVYFDSLNENNLPVFSGGDLVSGRVVVEVTGDVRVQRLNITARGVAKVRWTESRNAGANTAYTQNYTEEVEYLRHYDTLIGEDRDEDTPEEGATVLHTGLHEFAFSFNLPQMALATSFEGKHGSVRYWVKAELHRPWMMPVKAKKEFIVFEHIDINTPLLLAPQAGTKEKTLCCWFCASGPISLSAKIERKGYTPGESIQIFAEVENCSSRVVVPKAALYQTQTFFAKGKGKQIQQLVSNLRGDPLQQGKSQSWEGKLLKIPPVSPSILDCPIIRVEYALVVYVDIPGGLNLSLSLPLVIGTIPLHACASRTSSISSNCGSVGWLGLPERPEAPPSYSDLAISEEHRRDCLQGCDRPEGGGEDQTLLTYITEFRYLPPPLYSEVDPYPDSMEAADVCRSDVCPSR; encoded by the exons ATGGTTCTCTGCAAAGTCCGGACCCTGGCGGTTTACTTTGACAGCCTGAACGAGAACAACCTGCCGGTGTTCTCCGGGGGGGACCTGGTGTCCGGcagggtggtggtggaggtCACCGGGGACGTGCGCGTGCAGAGACTCAACATAACCGCGCGAGGAGTTGCCAAAGTCCGGTGGACGGAGTCCCGGAACGCGGGAGCGAACACGGCGTACACGCAGAACTACACGGAGGAGGTGGAATACCTGCGGCACTACGACACCCTGATCGGAGAGGACAGAG ATGAGGACACTCCAGAAGAAGGCGCGACGGTTCTGCACACGGGCCTGCACGAGTTTGCCTTCAGCTTCAACCTGCCGCAGAT GGCTCTGGCCACTTCCTTCGAGGGGAAGCACGGCAGCGTGCGGTACTGGGTGAAAGCCGAGCTGCACCGACCCTGGATGATGCCCGTCAAAGCCAAGAAAGAGTTCATTGTGTTTGAACACATCGACATCAACACGCCGCTGCTGCTG GCCCCCCAGGCCGGCACAAAGGAGAAGACCCTGTGCTGCTGGTTCTGCGCCTCGGGTCCCATCTCCCTCAGTGCCAAAATCGAGAGGAAGGGCTACACTCCAG GCGAGTCCATTCAGATCTTTGCTGAGGTGGAGAACTGCTCGTCTCGGGTGGTGGTGCCCAAAGCCGCGCTGTACCAGACCCAGACTTTCTTCGCCAAGGGCAAGGGCAAGCAGATTCAGCAGCTCGTGTCCAACCTGCGAGGAGACCCTCTGCAGCAGGGCAAGAGCCAGAGTTGGGAGGGCAAACTGCTGAAGATACCCCCAGTGTCGCCCTCCATCCTGGACTGCCCCATCATCAGAGTGGAGTATGCCCTCGTG GTGTACGTGGACATTCCTGGGGGGTTGAATCTGTCCCTGTCGTTGCCGTTGGTGATCGGGACCATCCCCCTCCACGCCTGCGCCTCCCGAACCTCCAGCATCAGCAGTAACTGCGGCTCCGTTGGCTGGCTGGGGTTACCGGAGAGACCAGAAG CTCCACCGAGCTACAGCGACCTGGCGATATCAGAGGAGCACAGGCGGGACTGTCTGCAGGGCTGTGATAGGCCCGAGGGGGGCGGCGAGGACCAGACTCTGCTGACGTACATCACAGAGTTCAGATATCTGCCCCCACCACTCTACTCTGAG GTGGACCCGTACCCCGACTCCATGGAAGCTGCAGACGTCTGCAGATCCGACGTGTGTCCATCCCGCTGA